A single genomic interval of Lodderomyces elongisporus chromosome 8, complete sequence harbors:
- the ATG15 gene encoding Putative lipase atg15: MLHITEKEQTRGSRQSEKRGKRLLPPSIKFIWFCLISAACVAATTFYWLRLSPVHNIHKHSLNSSFEDKGEDGTLQLKHIFHHGVGEKDYKIHKRLDVTQEYLIKHSAYFQNMVNEQQQEVQEIQEIHKRHEKQEIQVKYGPDQEYNQTNTASNSVGTEYKSRLSTNEYDWPDVHRGKNPFDIQLPFKNKQSIARRIKHRNEPFFIESYLDYARSVNGDASILNRINLEWIDDDINIPNITDKDTIVTLATISSNAYVRFPQNDDDKKKSDWTDVGGGWIPDEENNDVNFGWEDVGLRGHIFVSKDNKTVVIGIKGTSGAGLPGGGSDETTKNDKTNDNLLFSCCCARVGYMWTTVCDCYEKAYTCNQDCLEKELRRKDRYYEAALDIYKNVTAIYPPETTDIWVTGHSLGGALASLLGRTYGLPTVAYEAPGEMLASKRLHLPQAPGLPRHLEHIWHIGNTADPIYMGVCNGASSSCSLGGYAMETACHTGYQCVYDVVTDYGWRVNLLNHRIHTVIDDIILVYNETAPCVYQAPCRDCFNWRFVSHDDKE; this comes from the coding sequence ATGTTACACATTACCGAGAAGGAGCAAACTAGAGGGCTGCGACAGCTGGAGAAACGAGGCAAAAGGTTATTGCCACCGCTGATAAAATTCATTTGGTTTTGCCTAATTTCAGCAGCATGCGTTGCCGCAACTACATTTTACTGGCTTCGACTATCACCTGTACACAACATACACAAACATTCTCTTAACTCATCTTTCGAGGACAAGGGAGAAGATGGCACATTACAGTTGAAGCATATATTCCATCACGGAGTTGGTGAAAAGGATTATAAAATACATAAAAGGCTAGATGTCACACAAGAGTATCTTATTAAACACTCAGCCTATTTCCAAAACATGGTCAAcgagcaacaacaagaagtACAAGAAATACAAGAGATACACAAGAGACAcgaaaaacaagaaatacAAGTAAAATATGGACCAGACCAAGAATATAATCAAACAAACACTGCTCTGAATAGCGTGGGCACGGAATACAAATCAAGGCTTAGCACTAATGAGTATGATTGGCCCGATGTGCATCGTGGAAAGAATCCATTTGATATCCAGCTTCCatttaaaaacaaacaaagtatCGCCAGACGAATCAAGCATCGTAATGAGCCATTTTTCATTGAGAGTTATCTCGACTATGCTCGCTCAGTCAATGGAGATGCCCTGATTTTGAACCGAATAAATTTAGAGTggattgatgatgatattaATATCCCAAATATTACCGATAAAGATACGATTGTTACATTGGCTACTATTTCATCAAATGCATATGTTCGATTCCCGcaaaatgatgatgacaagAAGAAATCGGACTGGACAGATGTTGGTGGTGGGTGGATTCCTGATGAGGAAAATAATGATGTCAATTTTGGTTGGGAAGATGTTGGGTTACGTGGCCATATATTTGTAAGCAAGGATAACAAGACAGTTGTTATTGGTATAAAGGGGACATCGGGTGCTGGATTACCTGGTGGAGGAAGTGATGAGACTACAAAGAATGACAAGACAAATGataatttacttttttcgTGTTGTTGTGCTCGAGTAGGGTACATGTGGACAACTGTTTGTGATTGTTATGAGAAAGCTTACACGTGTAACCAGGATTGTTTGGAGAAGGAGTTGCGTAGAAAAGATCGGTATTACGAAGCGGCATTGGATATCTACAAGAATGTAACTGCCATTTATCCACCAGAGACTACGGATATATGGGTGACTGGTCATTCATTGGGAGGTGCTTTGGCAAGTCTCTTGGGTAGGACATATGGGTTGCCTACAGTTGCTTATGAGGCTCCTGGTGAGATGTTGGCACTGAAACGCCTTCATCTTCCGCAAGCCCCAGGCTTGCCTAGACATTTGGAACATATTTGGCATATTGGCAATACTGCTGATCCTATATATATGGGGGTGTGCAATGGTGCTTCCAGTAGTTGTAGTTTAGGTGGCTATGCGATGGAAACTGCGTGTCATACAGGATATCAATGTGTTTATGATGTGGTGACGGATTATGGATGGAGAGTGAACTTGTTGAATCATAGGATACATACGGTGATTGATGATATAATTTTGGTTTATAATGAGACTGCACCATGCGTGTACCAAGCCCCATGTCGAGATTGTTTCAATTGGAGGTTTGTCTCGCACGACGATAAGGAGTGA
- the BUD17 gene encoding bud site selection protein has translation MKSLLTISSHVAHGYVGNRAITFPLQYMGWDVDAINTTNYSNHPGYGSLQGSAATVESTKDVLRGLNEVMGLSVFDLILTGYCPNADVLLAVKDEITKVIQQNRQDNISTPKWIVDPVLGDNGKLYVSDQLIPVYRDILSTGLVSLITPNQFEFETLSGSKITSWDDLVLALRDFADTYHVENIVISSVNVAGRLYCVAYSHGELQKTAINQISCDFNGCGDLFTALVANDFYKSGYKITEKSIETVLDTLHNVLQLSYEIESEKLALKPKVVKDIRIVAAKQYFRDDSE, from the coding sequence ATGAAGTCACTACTTACAATCCTGTCACACGTTGCACATGGCTACGTTGGGAATCGAGCGAttacttttcctttgcaATATATGGGATGGGATGTTGATGCAATTAATACAACAAATTACTCAAACCATCCAGGGTACGGTTCGCTCCAAGGTTCCGCAGCAACTGTTGAATCTACCAAAGATGTCTTACGAGGATTGAATGAGGTGATGGGGTTGAGTGTATTTGATCTAATATTAACTGGATATTGTCCCAATGCAGACGTGCTTCTTGCAGTCAAAGATGAAATCACTAAAGTGATTCAACAAAATCGACAGGACAACATTAGCACTCCAAAATGGATAGTTGATCCCGTGTTGGGAGATAACGGGAAATTATACGTGCTGGATCAACTCATACCAGTATACAGAGACATATTGTCGACCGGACTTGTTTCCTTAATTACTCCTAatcaatttgaatttgaaacaTTGAGTGGTTCAAAGATTACCAGTTGGGATGATTTGGTGTTGGCTTTAAGGGATTTTGCAGACACGTATCATGTTGAGAATATAGTGATTTCATCTGTAAATGTTGCAGGTCGACTATATTGTGTTGCATATTCACATGGAGAGTTGCAAAAAACCGCTATAAATCAAATTAGTTGCGATTTCAATGGCTGTGGTGATCTCTTTACTGCATTGGTTGCTAATGATTTCTACAAGAGTGGTTACAAGATCACCGAAAAACTGATCGAAACCGTGCTTGACACCTTGCATAATGTGCTCCAACTAAGTTACGAAATTGAATCGGAAAAGTTGGCTTTGAAACCAAAAGTAGTGAAAGATATAAGGATTGTTGCTGCCAAACAGTATTTTCGAGATGACTCTgagtaa